In one Streptomyces sp. NBC_01241 genomic region, the following are encoded:
- a CDS encoding acyl-CoA carboxylase subunit beta has protein sequence MSTDEKTTAQTAPQLTSQAATRLTARGHWTAMERLEELGLIKEEVRKGPDPLATERQHAKGKLTARERIDLLLDEETFTEVEPLRRHRATGFGLEDKRPYTDGVITGWGTVHGRTVFLYAHDFRIFGGALGEAHAAKIHKIMDMALAAGAPLVSLNDGAGARIQEGVSALAGYGGIFLRNTKASGVIPQISVMLGPCAGGAAYSPALTDFVFMVRGISQMFITGPDVVRSVTGEEITQNGLGGADVHASTSGVAHFAYDDVRACMEDVRHLLSLLPSNNRDLPPGAPATDPEDRPTDRLLELVPDDPQRVYDIRTVIEEIVDDGDYFEVHPTWATNIVCTLSRMGGEVVGIVANQPASSAGVLDINASEKAARFVQFCDAFNIPLVTLIDVPGFLPGVDQEHNGIIRRGAKLLYAYCNATVPRISLVLRKAYGGAYIVMDSRSIGTDLALAWPSNEIAVMGAEGAANIIFRREINDSDDPEAVRQQKIKEYQVELMHPYYAAERGLVDDVIDPRQTRRVIIRSLAMLRHKHADLPSRKHGNPPL, from the coding sequence ATGTCGACCGACGAGAAGACCACCGCACAGACCGCCCCCCAGCTCACGTCACAGGCCGCCACCCGGCTCACCGCGCGGGGCCACTGGACGGCCATGGAACGCCTGGAGGAGCTCGGCCTGATCAAGGAGGAGGTCCGCAAGGGGCCCGATCCGCTAGCCACCGAACGCCAGCACGCCAAGGGCAAGCTGACTGCCCGCGAACGGATCGACCTGCTGCTCGACGAGGAGACGTTCACCGAGGTCGAGCCGTTGCGCAGGCACCGGGCCACCGGCTTCGGCCTGGAGGACAAGCGCCCCTACACGGACGGGGTCATCACCGGTTGGGGAACGGTCCACGGGCGGACCGTCTTCCTGTACGCCCATGACTTCCGGATCTTCGGAGGGGCCCTGGGCGAGGCCCATGCGGCCAAGATCCACAAGATCATGGACATGGCCCTGGCCGCCGGTGCCCCGCTGGTCTCGCTCAACGACGGTGCGGGCGCCCGCATCCAGGAGGGGGTGTCGGCGCTCGCCGGGTACGGCGGCATCTTCCTCCGCAACACCAAGGCGTCCGGCGTGATCCCGCAGATCTCCGTCATGCTCGGCCCGTGCGCGGGCGGCGCCGCCTACTCGCCGGCGCTGACCGATTTCGTCTTCATGGTCCGCGGGATCTCCCAGATGTTCATCACCGGCCCGGACGTCGTGCGGTCCGTGACGGGCGAGGAAATCACCCAGAACGGGCTGGGCGGAGCCGATGTCCACGCGTCGACCTCCGGCGTGGCGCACTTCGCGTACGACGACGTGCGCGCCTGCATGGAGGACGTCCGCCACCTGCTGTCGCTGCTGCCGTCCAACAACCGGGACCTGCCCCCGGGCGCCCCGGCGACCGACCCGGAGGACCGGCCCACCGACCGGCTGCTGGAGCTGGTGCCCGACGATCCGCAGCGGGTCTACGACATCCGGACCGTGATCGAGGAGATCGTCGACGACGGCGACTACTTCGAGGTGCATCCAACCTGGGCCACCAACATCGTCTGCACCCTGTCCCGGATGGGCGGCGAGGTCGTGGGCATCGTCGCCAACCAGCCCGCCTCCTCCGCGGGTGTCCTCGACATCAACGCCTCAGAGAAGGCGGCACGGTTCGTCCAGTTCTGCGACGCCTTCAACATTCCCCTGGTCACGCTGATCGACGTACCGGGCTTCCTGCCGGGCGTGGACCAGGAGCACAACGGCATCATCCGGCGGGGCGCGAAGCTGCTCTACGCGTACTGCAACGCCACCGTCCCCCGTATCTCGCTGGTCCTGCGCAAGGCGTACGGCGGCGCGTACATCGTCATGGACTCCCGCTCCATCGGCACCGACCTCGCGCTCGCATGGCCCTCGAACGAGATCGCGGTCATGGGCGCCGAGGGCGCGGCCAACATCATCTTCCGCCGCGAGATCAACGACTCTGACGACCCGGAGGCGGTGCGGCAGCAGAAGATCAAGGAGTATCAGGTCGAGCTCATGCACCCCTACTACGCGGCCGAACGCGGGCTCGTGGACGACGTGATCGACCCGCGCCAGACCCGGCGGGTCATCATCAGGTCCCTGGCGATGCTGCGCCACAAACACGCCGACCTGCCGTCGCGCAAGCATGGCAACCCGCCGCTGTGA
- a CDS encoding SDR family oxidoreductase — protein MPKHGADAVRAHVTTGTDVVVVGAGPVGLMLAGELRLGGADVIVLDQLDAPTTESRASTLHARTMEILDQRGLLDEIGTPPDEPMGHFGGHPLDLRLPGPYPGQWKVPQTRTEVVLGAWAVRLGAEVRRGHRVTGLEQHPDRAVVEAAGPGGVPVRITAPYVVGCDGEGSTVRRLAGIEFPGTDARRELIRADIDGIDIRGRRFERLPHGLAIAARRGDGVTRVMVHEFGRTPRAAEASFADIVDAWRNVTGEDLSAGTPLWVNAFGDVSRQAECYRHGGVFLAGDAAHAQMPIGGQALNLGLQDAVNLGWKLAAAARGRAPARLLDSYHEERHEVGRQVLSNIRAQARLLLGGPEVTGLRQVIGELLPYDGVRARLAGMISGLDIRYGGALTDAGRPGSGPHRLAGSRLPPVSLRLRAAPGGSVTYGVEADGSSVSTAVLLRGARGMLLVTADEEERRDLLTVAARPWSRSVDVMTAFRPAGGAADGLAGGALDGVDAVLVRPDGYVAWAGTSAAGLEAALATWFARDTRLAQSVRATPATPKTTAPGSRGGPTDRHSSPTGSYIGSHIVRRENMGKLTGKTALVTGASRGMGRATAERLAREGALVAVHYATGADAAAEVVERIERDGGRAFAVQAELGAPGGVHELFLGLEQGLKERTGSTELNILVNNAGVMGGVAAEDTTPEQFDRIFAVNAKAPFFIVQRALTNIPDGGRIVNISSGLTRFANPDEIAYAMSKGAVEMLALHFAKLLGPRNITINSVAPGITRNSNPVFDIPEAVTAMAGLSTFNRVGEPEDVADVIAFLVSDDARWVTGSFVDASGGTLLG, from the coding sequence ATGCCGAAGCACGGCGCTGATGCCGTGCGGGCCCACGTCACCACGGGCACGGATGTCGTCGTCGTGGGCGCGGGCCCCGTCGGGCTGATGCTCGCCGGGGAACTGCGGCTCGGCGGTGCGGACGTGATCGTGCTGGACCAACTCGACGCACCGACGACCGAGTCCCGCGCGTCCACGCTCCACGCCCGCACCATGGAGATCCTCGACCAGCGAGGGCTGTTGGACGAGATCGGAACCCCGCCGGACGAGCCCATGGGCCACTTCGGCGGCCATCCGTTGGACCTGCGGCTGCCCGGACCGTACCCGGGGCAGTGGAAGGTCCCGCAGACCCGCACCGAAGTGGTCCTCGGTGCCTGGGCCGTACGGCTCGGCGCCGAGGTGCGACGCGGCCACCGGGTCACCGGTCTGGAGCAGCACCCCGACCGGGCCGTGGTCGAGGCGGCGGGGCCCGGCGGTGTTCCGGTACGGATCACCGCCCCGTACGTCGTCGGGTGCGACGGCGAGGGATCCACCGTGCGCCGGCTCGCCGGCATCGAGTTCCCCGGGACCGACGCCCGGCGGGAGCTGATCCGCGCAGACATCGACGGCATCGACATCCGCGGCCGGCGCTTCGAACGGCTGCCGCACGGGCTGGCGATCGCGGCCCGCCGGGGCGACGGCGTCACCCGCGTGATGGTCCATGAGTTCGGCCGTACGCCACGCGCCGCCGAGGCGTCTTTCGCCGACATCGTGGACGCCTGGCGCAACGTCACCGGTGAGGACCTGTCGGCCGGAACACCCCTGTGGGTCAACGCGTTCGGCGATGTCTCCCGGCAGGCCGAATGCTACCGGCACGGGGGGGTGTTCCTCGCGGGGGACGCCGCCCACGCGCAGATGCCGATCGGCGGCCAGGCCCTCAACCTGGGCCTCCAGGATGCGGTCAACCTGGGCTGGAAGCTGGCCGCCGCCGCCCGGGGCCGGGCCCCGGCCCGCCTGCTGGACTCGTACCACGAGGAGCGGCACGAGGTGGGCCGCCAGGTCCTCTCCAACATCCGTGCGCAGGCCCGGCTGCTGCTCGGCGGACCGGAGGTCACGGGCCTGCGCCAGGTGATCGGCGAGCTGCTCCCGTACGACGGGGTGCGGGCCCGCCTGGCCGGAATGATCAGCGGTCTGGACATCCGCTACGGCGGGGCCCTTACGGACGCGGGGCGGCCGGGCAGCGGCCCGCACCGGCTGGCGGGGAGCAGACTGCCGCCGGTGTCACTGAGGCTCCGGGCGGCGCCGGGGGGCTCTGTGACGTACGGCGTCGAGGCGGACGGTTCGTCCGTGAGTACGGCCGTTCTGCTGCGGGGCGCCCGCGGAATGCTGCTGGTGACGGCGGATGAGGAGGAGCGGCGGGACCTGCTCACGGTGGCCGCCCGGCCGTGGAGCCGGAGCGTGGACGTCATGACGGCGTTCAGGCCGGCGGGAGGCGCTGCGGACGGTCTGGCCGGGGGGGCGCTGGACGGTGTGGATGCCGTCCTGGTCCGCCCGGACGGATACGTCGCCTGGGCCGGTACGTCGGCCGCGGGCCTCGAAGCCGCGCTCGCCACCTGGTTCGCGCGGGACACGCGGCTCGCGCAGAGCGTGCGGGCCACCCCGGCCACCCCGAAGACCACGGCCCCCGGCAGTCGCGGCGGGCCCACCGACCGACACTCATCGCCCACCGGCTCATACATCGGGTCACACATCGTCAGGAGAGAGAACATGGGCAAGCTCACCGGAAAGACGGCGCTGGTCACCGGCGCGAGCCGGGGCATGGGGCGGGCCACCGCCGAACGGCTGGCACGGGAAGGGGCGCTCGTCGCCGTCCACTACGCGACCGGCGCGGACGCCGCGGCCGAGGTCGTGGAGCGCATCGAGAGGGACGGCGGACGCGCCTTCGCCGTCCAGGCCGAGCTGGGGGCGCCCGGCGGCGTCCACGAACTCTTCCTCGGGCTCGAACAGGGGCTCAAGGAGCGCACCGGCTCCACGGAGCTGAACATCCTGGTCAACAACGCCGGGGTGATGGGCGGGGTCGCGGCCGAGGACACGACCCCGGAGCAGTTCGACCGTATCTTCGCAGTGAACGCGAAGGCGCCGTTCTTCATCGTCCAGCGGGCCCTCACCAACATTCCGGACGGCGGCCGGATCGTGAACATCTCCTCCGGCCTCACCCGGTTCGCCAACCCGGACGAGATCGCCTATGCGATGAGCAAGGGCGCCGTCGAGATGCTCGCCCTGCACTTCGCCAAGCTGCTCGGCCCGCGCAACATCACCATCAACTCCGTCGCGCCCGGCATCACCCGCAACAGCAACCCGGTCTTCGACATCCCGGAAGCTGTCACGGCCATGGCGGGCCTGTCCACCTTCAACCGGGTGGGCGAACCCGAGGACGTCGCCGACGTCATCGCCTTCCTCGTTTCCGACGACGCCCGCTGGGTCACCGGCTCGTTCGTCGACGCGAGCGGCGGCACCCTGCTCGGCTGA
- a CDS encoding 4'-phosphopantetheinyl transferase family protein encodes MDTAHTSAPAYAHRPAAPHRRPYPGHVDVWLVHPPLPGRPAADHAQQPTGLSAAELRRAASFTRPSDRAAYAAAHTVLRRLLGGYLDRPPAALAFVREPCPGCAGPHGRPAVVHAGAPLHFSLAHSRGLIAVAVAPRVIGVDVERLPSPETVEACARALHPGEQAELEAAPPSERRAHFGRLWTRKEAYLKALGTGLSRHPRTDYLGSDLRRRPARWAVLDLPAGPEHAAAIAVPGDRPEHVTVRWLSEESLYSDGPSGANPGSTITRSSR; translated from the coding sequence ATGGACACCGCGCACACTTCCGCCCCCGCCTACGCCCACCGACCGGCCGCACCCCACCGGCGCCCCTACCCCGGCCACGTGGACGTCTGGCTCGTACACCCACCTCTCCCCGGCCGTCCGGCTGCAGACCACGCCCAACAGCCCACCGGACTCAGCGCCGCCGAACTCCGGCGCGCGGCCTCCTTCACGCGTCCGTCCGACCGCGCCGCCTACGCGGCCGCGCACACGGTGCTGCGGCGGCTGCTGGGCGGTTACCTCGACCGGCCGCCCGCCGCTCTCGCCTTCGTACGGGAGCCCTGTCCCGGCTGCGCGGGGCCGCACGGCCGGCCCGCCGTGGTCCACGCCGGCGCGCCGCTGCACTTCTCCCTGGCGCACAGCCGGGGCCTGATCGCCGTCGCGGTCGCCCCGCGCGTCATCGGCGTCGACGTCGAACGGCTGCCGTCCCCGGAGACCGTCGAGGCGTGCGCCCGCGCACTGCACCCAGGGGAGCAGGCTGAACTGGAGGCCGCGCCGCCGAGCGAGCGCCGGGCGCACTTCGGCCGGTTGTGGACCCGCAAGGAGGCGTACCTCAAGGCCCTGGGCACCGGCCTGTCCCGCCACCCGCGCACCGACTATCTGGGGTCCGACCTTCGGCGCAGGCCCGCCCGTTGGGCGGTCCTCGACCTTCCCGCCGGGCCGGAGCACGCGGCGGCGATCGCGGTGCCCGGCGACCGTCCGGAGCACGTCACCGTCCGGTGGCTGTCCGAGGAATCCCTGTACAGCGACGGCCCCTCGGGCGCGAACCCCGGCAGCACGATCACCCGAAGCTCACGTTGA
- a CDS encoding aromatase/cyclase, protein MSDSRPREVEHEITVSAPAAEVYRLIAEVENWPRIFPPTIYVDHIERSDDEELIRIWATANGEAKNWTSRRFLDREAMRITFRQQVSTPPVATMGGTWIIEPLSATESRIRLQHDYTAVDDDPAGLAWIEEAVDRNSRSELAALKTNVELATASEELTFSFEDTVEIAGAAKDVYDFINEAGLWSERLPHVAVVRLTEDSPGLQTLEMDTRAKDGSVHTTKSYRVCLNGEKIAYKQTTLPALMNLHTGVWTFRETDTGVAATSQHTVVIRAENIEKILGPEAAVAQAREYVRSALSTNSRATLGHAKDYAEARR, encoded by the coding sequence ATGTCCGACTCCCGACCGCGCGAGGTGGAGCACGAGATCACGGTCTCGGCCCCGGCCGCGGAGGTGTACCGGCTGATCGCCGAGGTGGAGAACTGGCCGCGGATCTTCCCCCCGACCATCTACGTGGACCACATCGAGCGTTCCGACGACGAGGAGCTCATCCGCATCTGGGCCACGGCCAACGGCGAGGCCAAGAACTGGACGTCGCGCCGCTTCCTGGACCGCGAGGCGATGCGCATCACCTTCCGCCAGCAGGTCTCGACCCCGCCGGTCGCGACGATGGGCGGCACGTGGATCATCGAGCCGCTTTCGGCCACCGAGTCGCGGATCAGGCTCCAGCACGACTACACCGCCGTCGACGACGACCCGGCCGGGCTCGCCTGGATCGAGGAGGCCGTCGACCGAAACTCGCGCTCCGAGCTCGCCGCCCTGAAGACCAACGTCGAATTGGCGACGGCCTCGGAGGAGTTGACTTTCTCCTTCGAGGACACCGTCGAGATCGCCGGCGCGGCCAAGGACGTCTACGACTTCATCAACGAGGCCGGGCTCTGGTCGGAGCGGCTGCCGCACGTGGCGGTCGTCCGGCTCACCGAGGACAGCCCCGGCCTCCAGACCCTGGAGATGGACACTCGCGCCAAGGACGGCTCCGTGCACACGACGAAGTCGTACCGGGTCTGCCTGAACGGCGAGAAGATCGCGTACAAGCAGACCACCCTGCCCGCCTTGATGAACCTGCACACCGGTGTCTGGACCTTCCGGGAGACGGACACGGGTGTCGCCGCCACCTCCCAGCACACCGTGGTCATCCGGGCCGAGAACATCGAGAAGATCCTCGGGCCGGAGGCGGCCGTCGCGCAGGCGCGGGAGTACGTGAGGTCGGCGCTCAGCACCAACAGCCGCGCCACCCTCGGCCACGCCAAGGACTATGCCGAAGCACGGCGCTGA
- a CDS encoding MFS transporter codes for MTSSFVPPHTAPAPAHAPWSPRMWGLLVVLAGNMLIDALEVSVALVALPAIGTDLGAPLTTMQWTITGFAVGFGGLMLFGARVVALLGRRRVYLAALLGFAAASLIGALAEDPSLLIATRVVKGFCAALTAPTGLAIIATAFPEGPPRNRALSVYTLFGAGGFTTGLLLSGWLTGFSWRLTFAFPAPAVLVLFVLGLRLIPGAEEDRAERPPSTARRRYGIPSAASFLVGLLALVQGITSVPAHGWADVRSTGPLALAGVLLTLFVALERASAQPLVRFEALRSGAMVRSALGAACLNGSYLGLLFILSHQLQSLAGWSPLRAAAAFLPAAAPLVVTALFSGRIVARFGAPRLIAAGALLPFAGYLLLLRTPWPPTYATGILPTMLLVGAGFVLAFAALNSQATSQLSPTERGAGSGLYQTAVQVGAAVSVALVAALLTGFAPAAGAAPAEIAQACRPALTLVAAVGGLGLFTALTGLRSRRTGTP; via the coding sequence ATGACCAGCTCCTTCGTACCGCCGCACACCGCACCCGCCCCGGCGCACGCCCCGTGGAGCCCCCGGATGTGGGGGCTGCTGGTCGTGCTCGCCGGCAACATGCTCATCGACGCGCTCGAAGTGTCCGTGGCGCTCGTGGCGCTGCCCGCGATCGGCACGGACCTCGGCGCGCCCCTCACCACGATGCAGTGGACGATCACCGGATTCGCCGTCGGCTTCGGCGGCCTGATGTTGTTCGGCGCCCGCGTCGTGGCGTTGCTGGGGCGGCGACGGGTCTATCTCGCCGCCCTCCTCGGCTTCGCCGCCGCCTCACTGATCGGCGCCCTCGCCGAGGACCCCTCGCTCCTCATCGCCACCCGGGTGGTGAAGGGCTTCTGCGCAGCGCTGACCGCACCCACCGGGCTCGCGATCATCGCGACCGCCTTCCCTGAAGGCCCGCCCCGGAACCGGGCCCTGTCCGTCTACACCCTCTTCGGCGCCGGAGGATTCACGACAGGTCTCCTGCTCTCCGGCTGGCTGACCGGCTTCAGCTGGCGGCTGACCTTCGCCTTCCCGGCCCCGGCGGTCCTGGTGCTGTTTGTCCTGGGGCTGCGGCTGATCCCGGGTGCGGAGGAGGACCGGGCGGAGCGGCCACCCAGCACGGCCCGCCGACGTTACGGCATCCCGAGCGCGGCCTCGTTCCTCGTCGGCCTGCTCGCGCTGGTCCAGGGCATCACCTCGGTGCCCGCCCACGGGTGGGCCGACGTCCGCTCCACCGGACCGCTGGCCCTGGCCGGAGTGCTGCTCACTCTCTTCGTCGCCCTCGAACGCGCCTCGGCGCAGCCGCTCGTGCGGTTCGAAGCGCTCAGGAGCGGCGCGATGGTCCGCTCGGCACTCGGCGCGGCCTGTCTGAACGGCTCGTATCTGGGGCTGCTGTTCATCCTCAGCCACCAGCTCCAGAGCCTGGCGGGCTGGTCGCCCCTGCGGGCCGCCGCCGCCTTCCTGCCGGCCGCGGCGCCCCTCGTCGTGACCGCGCTGTTCTCCGGACGGATCGTCGCCCGCTTCGGCGCACCGCGCCTGATCGCCGCCGGGGCGCTGCTCCCGTTCGCCGGGTACCTGCTGCTCCTGCGAACGCCCTGGCCACCGACGTACGCCACCGGGATCCTGCCCACGATGCTGCTGGTGGGGGCCGGCTTCGTGCTCGCCTTCGCCGCGCTGAACAGCCAGGCGACCTCGCAGCTGTCGCCCACCGAACGGGGTGCGGGCAGCGGCCTCTACCAGACCGCCGTACAGGTGGGCGCCGCGGTCTCGGTGGCCCTCGTGGCCGCGCTGCTCACCGGGTTCGCACCAGCGGCGGGGGCGGCCCCGGCCGAGATCGCCCAGGCCTGTCGGCCTGCGTTGACCCTGGTCGCCGCGGTCGGCGGCCTCGGCCTGTTCACCGCGCTCACCGGCCTGCGCTCCCGGCGTACGGGAACGCCCTGA